One stretch of Actinacidiphila sp. DG2A-62 DNA includes these proteins:
- a CDS encoding nuclear transport factor 2 family protein produces MITSPQSRTAFESLLACVDGRAGKDAVASCLADEVVLNSPILGEPVTGRDAVADVLQAVYELGDLTTEEVLSGEAHQSAFFRLQIEGTVVHGMDYARFDSDGKIIELSVLWRPLPSAVEMQGNIAHVLGMRPWELRTKGE; encoded by the coding sequence ATGATCACGTCCCCCCAGAGCCGCACCGCCTTCGAGTCCCTCCTCGCCTGCGTGGACGGCCGCGCGGGCAAAGACGCCGTCGCTTCGTGCCTCGCCGATGAGGTGGTGCTGAACAGCCCGATCCTCGGTGAGCCGGTCACCGGCCGCGACGCCGTCGCGGACGTTCTGCAGGCTGTCTACGAGCTGGGCGACCTCACCACGGAGGAAGTCCTCAGCGGCGAGGCCCACCAGTCCGCGTTCTTCCGGCTGCAGATCGAGGGCACCGTGGTCCACGGGATGGACTACGCCCGGTTCGACTCGGACGGCAAGATCATTGAACTGTCCGTGCTGTGGCGCCCGCTGCCGTCCGCTGTCGAGATGCAGGGGAACATCGCGCATGTCCTCGGCATGCGGCCGTGGGAACTGCGCACGAAGGGCGAGTGA
- a CDS encoding TetR family transcriptional regulator — translation MDTSSDLSGGTAATRPLRSRARAVMKAEVVAVASRLFDEQGFDHTTVDQIAAEAGLSRATFFRYFKTKEDVALDDLHELGRRVAAAFIAQPDGEQPWTALRHAFDVITEAHASDPERSLRFFTMMCETPSLKARHWQKQQRWHELLDPEMRRRLGRPPTPHDPVAAALVGAGLACLDAATEACLACNGTESLASLLDQSMGALGN, via the coding sequence ATGGATACCTCGTCCGATCTCAGCGGCGGCACGGCCGCGACACGGCCGCTGCGAAGTCGGGCCCGCGCGGTCATGAAGGCCGAAGTGGTCGCCGTGGCGTCACGACTGTTCGACGAACAGGGGTTCGACCACACCACCGTCGACCAGATCGCCGCCGAAGCGGGGCTCTCCCGTGCGACGTTCTTCCGGTACTTCAAGACCAAGGAGGACGTCGCGCTCGACGACCTCCATGAACTAGGCCGGCGAGTCGCCGCCGCGTTCATCGCGCAACCTGACGGAGAGCAGCCGTGGACCGCCCTTCGCCATGCGTTCGACGTCATCACCGAAGCACACGCGAGCGACCCCGAGCGCTCCCTGCGCTTCTTCACGATGATGTGTGAGACACCCTCGCTCAAGGCGCGGCACTGGCAGAAGCAGCAGCGCTGGCACGAACTGCTGGACCCGGAGATGCGCCGCCGACTCGGCCGGCCGCCCACCCCGCACGATCCGGTGGCGGCGGCGCTCGTGGGTGCCGGTCTCGCGTGTCTCGACGCAGCCACCGAAGCATGCCTGGCGTGCAACGGAACCGAAAGCCTGGCCTCGCTTCTCGACCAGTCCATGGGAGCGCTGGGCAACTGA
- a CDS encoding NAD(P)-dependent oxidoreductase translates to MARIALFGATGMIGSRILSEALDRGHDVVAVVRDRTKLTRTHPALRVVTGDVLQPTSVSSAARGEDVVVSAVGGGHGNGPGHLATAEPAVRSLVAGLRALDGGPGGTRLISVGGAGSLRVSGGKRLWDTAGLPEHALQIMHASGDALEYVRTVNDVRWTIISPPARIGPGPRTGTYRSALEDLVVDADGESRISTDDFAVAVVDEIEHARHIGERFAVGY, encoded by the coding sequence TTGGCAAGGATCGCTCTCTTCGGCGCTACCGGAATGATCGGCAGTCGCATCTTGAGCGAGGCGCTCGATCGCGGCCATGACGTCGTGGCTGTCGTGCGCGATCGTACGAAGCTGACTCGGACTCATCCGGCCTTGCGCGTGGTGACCGGTGACGTCCTCCAGCCGACGTCGGTCAGCTCCGCCGCCAGGGGCGAAGATGTCGTGGTCAGCGCGGTCGGTGGTGGTCACGGCAACGGTCCCGGGCATCTCGCCACGGCCGAACCGGCCGTGAGATCGCTGGTGGCCGGGCTACGCGCACTCGATGGCGGCCCGGGTGGCACACGTCTGATCTCGGTCGGCGGAGCCGGATCATTGCGCGTCTCAGGGGGTAAGCGACTCTGGGACACAGCGGGACTACCGGAGCACGCGCTCCAGATCATGCACGCAAGTGGCGACGCACTGGAATATGTCCGCACCGTCAACGACGTTCGCTGGACGATAATTAGCCCACCCGCACGGATCGGGCCCGGTCCCCGGACCGGAACGTACCGCAGCGCGCTGGAAGACCTCGTCGTGGACGCGGACGGCGAGAGTCGGATCTCCACCGATGACTTCGCCGTTGCCGTCGTCGACGAGATCGAGCACGCACGGCACATCGGCGAGCGGTTTGCCGTGGGCTACTGA
- a CDS encoding (5-formylfuran-3-yl)methyl phosphate synthase — protein MLLLISPDSVEEALDCAKAAEHLDIVDVKKPDEGSLGANFPWVIKAIRDAVPADKPVSATVGDVPYKPGTVAQAALGAAVSGATYIKVGLYGCTTAEQGVEVMRGVVRAVKDHRPDALVVASGYADAHRIGCVNPLALPGIAARSGADAAMLDTAIKDGSRLFDHVPPDVCGEFVRLTHAAGLFAALAGSVKQADLGELTRIGTDIVGVRGAVCEGGDRTAGRIQPHLVAAFRAEMDRCAREHATAGSAVPAVPPQLTGPTGAAASAVPAAG, from the coding sequence GTGTTGCTTCTCATCTCCCCGGACAGCGTCGAGGAAGCCCTCGACTGCGCCAAGGCCGCGGAGCACCTCGACATCGTCGACGTCAAGAAGCCCGACGAGGGCTCGCTCGGCGCCAACTTCCCCTGGGTCATCAAGGCGATCCGCGACGCCGTCCCCGCCGACAAGCCGGTGTCCGCCACCGTGGGGGACGTGCCGTACAAGCCCGGCACGGTCGCCCAGGCCGCGCTCGGCGCGGCCGTGTCCGGCGCCACGTACATCAAGGTCGGCCTGTACGGCTGCACCACGGCCGAGCAGGGCGTCGAGGTGATGCGCGGGGTCGTCCGGGCGGTGAAGGACCACCGTCCGGACGCGCTGGTCGTCGCCTCCGGCTACGCCGACGCCCACCGGATCGGCTGCGTCAACCCGTTGGCCCTGCCCGGCATCGCCGCACGCTCCGGCGCGGACGCGGCCATGCTCGACACCGCGATCAAGGACGGCTCGCGGCTGTTCGACCACGTGCCGCCGGACGTGTGCGGCGAGTTCGTCCGGCTCACCCACGCCGCCGGCCTGTTCGCCGCCCTCGCCGGCAGCGTCAAGCAGGCGGACCTCGGCGAGCTGACCCGGATCGGCACGGACATCGTCGGCGTGCGCGGCGCGGTCTGCGAGGGCGGCGACCGCACCGCAGGAAGGATTCAGCCGCACCTGGTGGCCGCCTTCCGCGCGGAGATGGACCGGTGCGCCCGGGAGCACGCGACCGCGGGTTCCGCGGTCCCGGCCGTTCCCCCGCAGCTGACCGGTCCCACCGGTGCGGCCGCTTCCGCCGTCCCCGCCGCCGGCTGA
- a CDS encoding aldehyde dehydrogenase family protein, whose translation MPTSAPGRGVPGRRAATFAVLDPATGEAVDECPDQRPEELDAVVDRAHRAWPAWRADPAARSGALRAAADAVEAAGDTLAQLLTREQGKPLAESCAEVARTAARLRYFAGLAPRTRRIDDGRPVDSEVRWRPVGPVAAIVPWNFPLQLAAAKFAPALAAGNPVVLKPSPFTPLATRLLGSVLAAVLPEDVLTVVTGREPLGARLVAHPGIRHVTFTGSVPTGRAVAAGAAASLARVTLELGGNDAAVLLDDVEVDRIADRLFWAAFRNCGQVCMAVKRVYVPARRHAEVVEALAERAKSVAVGPGLDPRTRLGPVNNADQLARVLRVTEQALADGARAAAGGHRLDRPGHFFAPTVLTDVSPDSAVVTEEQFGPVLPVLPYRSVDEAVEAANGTGFGLGGSVWGADLDRAEAVAERLECGTAWINHHAELSLAQPFAGVKDSGVGVAGGPWGLYGNLRPFVVHRPREEV comes from the coding sequence ATGCCGACATCCGCACCCGGCCGCGGCGTCCCCGGCCGCCGGGCCGCGACGTTCGCCGTCCTCGACCCGGCCACCGGTGAAGCCGTCGACGAGTGCCCCGACCAGCGGCCGGAGGAGCTGGACGCGGTGGTCGACCGGGCCCACCGGGCCTGGCCGGCGTGGCGCGCCGACCCGGCCGCCCGCAGCGGTGCGCTGCGGGCTGCGGCCGACGCGGTGGAGGCGGCCGGCGACACTCTGGCCCAGCTGCTCACCCGCGAGCAGGGCAAGCCGCTGGCCGAGTCCTGCGCGGAGGTCGCCCGGACCGCGGCCCGCCTGCGCTACTTCGCCGGCCTGGCCCCCAGGACCCGGCGGATCGACGACGGCCGGCCGGTGGACAGCGAGGTCCGCTGGCGGCCGGTCGGGCCCGTCGCCGCGATCGTGCCGTGGAACTTCCCGCTGCAGCTCGCGGCGGCGAAGTTCGCGCCCGCGCTCGCGGCGGGCAACCCCGTCGTCCTCAAGCCGTCCCCGTTCACCCCGCTGGCCACCCGGCTGCTCGGCTCGGTGCTCGCCGCGGTCCTGCCCGAGGACGTGCTGACCGTGGTGACCGGCCGCGAACCGCTCGGCGCGCGGCTCGTCGCGCACCCGGGCATCCGGCACGTCACCTTCACCGGCTCGGTGCCCACCGGGCGGGCCGTGGCGGCCGGCGCGGCGGCCTCGCTCGCCCGCGTCACCCTGGAGCTGGGCGGCAACGACGCGGCCGTGCTGCTGGACGACGTCGAGGTGGACCGGATCGCCGACCGGCTGTTCTGGGCGGCGTTCCGCAACTGCGGCCAGGTCTGCATGGCGGTCAAGCGGGTCTACGTCCCGGCACGCCGCCACGCGGAGGTGGTCGAGGCCCTCGCCGAGCGGGCGAAGTCCGTCGCCGTGGGGCCGGGGCTCGACCCGCGCACCCGGCTGGGCCCGGTCAACAACGCCGACCAGCTGGCCCGGGTCCTGCGGGTCACCGAGCAGGCGCTGGCCGACGGCGCCCGGGCGGCGGCCGGCGGCCACCGGCTGGACCGGCCGGGCCACTTCTTCGCCCCCACGGTCCTCACCGACGTGTCCCCGGACAGCGCGGTGGTGACCGAGGAGCAGTTCGGACCGGTGCTGCCGGTGCTGCCGTACCGGAGCGTGGACGAGGCGGTCGAGGCGGCCAACGGCACCGGCTTCGGGCTGGGCGGCTCGGTGTGGGGCGCCGACCTCGACCGGGCCGAGGCGGTGGCCGAGCGCCTCGAGTGCGGCACGGCCTGGATCAACCACCACGCCGAACTCTCCCTCGCGCAGCCCTTCGCGGGCGTGAAGGACAGCGGCGTCGGCGTCGCGGGCGGCCCGTGGGGGCTCTACGGCAATCTGCGGCCGTTCGTCGTCCACCGGCCCAGGGAGGAGGTGTGA
- a CDS encoding class I SAM-dependent methyltransferase, protein MALDLDAVAGRYADARGDGVDAGVGLTALLVAAARAIETHRHDSLAQDPYAEHFVRAAPACARWPVRIEQVPAGDRDPLWGRFARYFGLRTRALDDFVIRSLGADGPHGPGARQVVLLGAGLDTRAFRLDWPPHCTVFEVDRAGVLAFKHRVLADLSAVPLARRVTVPVDLRDDWVSALTAAGFDPAAPSVWLAEGLLFYLPSAAERYLIDTVDELAAGGSALAFEAKLERDLLAYRDSAIYTATREQIGIDLLRLFDKGPRPDSAGDLRAKGWSAVMRTPFDFTDRYGRGPLPEPNDALEGNRWVFAHKPRS, encoded by the coding sequence ATGGCCCTGGACCTCGACGCGGTCGCGGGCCGGTACGCCGACGCCCGCGGGGACGGCGTGGACGCGGGCGTCGGCCTGACCGCCCTGCTGGTGGCCGCCGCCCGCGCGATCGAGACCCACCGCCACGACAGCCTGGCCCAGGACCCCTACGCGGAGCACTTCGTGCGCGCCGCGCCCGCCTGCGCGCGGTGGCCGGTGCGCATCGAGCAGGTCCCGGCCGGCGACCGCGACCCGCTGTGGGGCCGGTTCGCCCGCTATTTCGGCCTGCGCACCCGGGCTCTGGACGACTTCGTCATCCGGTCCCTCGGGGCGGACGGGCCGCACGGGCCGGGCGCGCGGCAGGTGGTGCTGCTGGGCGCGGGGTTGGACACCCGCGCGTTCCGGCTGGACTGGCCGCCGCACTGCACGGTCTTCGAAGTGGACAGGGCGGGCGTGCTGGCGTTCAAGCACCGGGTACTCGCGGACCTGTCGGCGGTGCCGCTGGCGCGGCGCGTGACCGTCCCGGTCGACCTGCGCGACGACTGGGTGAGCGCTCTGACCGCCGCCGGCTTCGACCCGGCCGCTCCCAGCGTCTGGCTGGCCGAGGGGCTGCTGTTCTACCTGCCGAGCGCCGCCGAGAGGTATCTGATCGACACGGTGGACGAACTGGCCGCCGGGGGAAGCGCGCTGGCCTTCGAGGCCAAGCTGGAGCGGGACCTGCTGGCGTACCGCGACAGCGCGATCTACACCGCGACGCGCGAGCAGATCGGCATCGACCTGCTCCGCCTCTTCGACAAGGGCCCGCGCCCGGACTCCGCGGGCGACCTGCGGGCCAAGGGCTGGTCGGCCGTGATGCGCACGCCCTTCGACTTCACCGACCGGTACGGCCGCGGCCCGCTGCCCGAGCCGAACGACGCGCTGGAGGGCAACCGCTGGGTGTTCGCGCACAAGCCCCGGAGCTGA
- a CDS encoding DUF805 domain-containing protein: protein MHWYLRAWEKYAVFGGRASRTEYWFFVLVNIVVATLLVCVDTVIGTRLPDLLYGLAVIVPGLAAGCRRLHDTGRSGWWQLLLLLPPVGWIAVAVLQALDGAHGPNAHGAAPRRSSVRGAAHSV, encoded by the coding sequence ATGCACTGGTACTTACGCGCCTGGGAGAAGTACGCCGTGTTCGGCGGCCGGGCCTCCCGCACCGAATACTGGTTCTTCGTCCTGGTCAACATCGTGGTGGCGACACTTCTGGTCTGTGTCGACACGGTGATCGGGACCCGGCTGCCGGACCTGCTCTACGGCCTGGCGGTGATCGTCCCCGGCCTGGCAGCCGGCTGCCGCCGGCTGCACGACACCGGCCGTTCCGGCTGGTGGCAGCTTCTCCTGCTGCTCCCGCCGGTCGGGTGGATCGCGGTGGCCGTGCTCCAGGCCCTCGACGGCGCCCACGGCCCCAACGCCCACGGCGCCGCCCCGCGCCGCAGCTCGGTACGCGGCGCCGCCCACTCCGTCTGA
- a CDS encoding WhiB family transcriptional regulator — MDWRNQARCKDADPELFFAVGTAGPALLQIQKAKAVCGRCPVREQCLQWALEERQEYGVWGGMSEDERRALRRRMSRQGAKAGSGRRS, encoded by the coding sequence ATGGACTGGCGGAACCAGGCCAGGTGCAAGGACGCGGACCCCGAGCTCTTCTTCGCCGTGGGGACCGCGGGTCCGGCTCTGCTGCAGATCCAGAAGGCCAAGGCCGTCTGCGGCCGGTGCCCCGTGCGGGAGCAGTGCCTGCAGTGGGCGCTGGAAGAGCGCCAGGAGTACGGCGTGTGGGGCGGCATGTCCGAGGACGAACGCCGCGCGCTGCGCCGCCGCATGTCCCGTCAGGGCGCGAAGGCCGGGTCGGGCCGGCGGAGTTGA
- the yczR gene encoding MocR-like transcription factor YczR: MPQWTAAVGAAHLARLLAPRPRPAEPVRPHARRLPAYRELADGVRLLVLEGRIQVAARLPAERELALALGVSRTTVAAAYEALRAEGFAKSRRGAGSWTAIPEGHVLPSRSLEPLPPDAAGRVIDLGTASLPATEPWLSRAMEGALAELPAYAATHGDFPAGLPVLREAIADRYTLRGVPTMPEQIMVTTGAMGAIGAAARRAVGYGERVAVESPSYANVLELFRETGARLVPVALRERLLGWDMDAWRRVLRDAAPRMAYVMPDFHNPTGTLIGDDERRDLVEAARAAGTVVVADETMAELVLDGEEPGARPMAAFDRGGTVMTVGSASKAVWAGLRIGWVRTTPDAVRRLVSARAYLDLASPVVDQLAVAWLLREGGWDEALAARRARARECRDDLAAALRRHVPEWEFAVPRGGMTMWVRTGELSGSRLAVTGERLGVRVPSGPRFGVDGAFESYVRVPFTVSDPAADEAGVRLAEAARLVRSGAGADGEPTGLFVA, translated from the coding sequence ATGCCACAGTGGACCGCGGCCGTCGGCGCCGCCCACCTCGCCCGGCTGCTCGCCCCCCGCCCCCGGCCCGCCGAGCCGGTCCGCCCGCACGCCCGCCGGCTGCCCGCCTACCGCGAGCTGGCCGACGGGGTGCGCCTGCTGGTGCTGGAAGGCCGCATCCAGGTCGCCGCGCGGCTGCCCGCGGAACGCGAGCTGGCGCTCGCCCTCGGCGTCAGCAGGACCACCGTCGCCGCCGCCTACGAGGCGCTGCGCGCCGAGGGCTTCGCCAAGTCCCGGCGCGGCGCCGGCAGCTGGACGGCCATCCCCGAGGGCCATGTGCTGCCCTCGCGCAGCCTCGAACCGCTGCCGCCGGACGCGGCCGGCCGGGTCATCGACCTCGGCACCGCTTCGCTGCCGGCCACCGAGCCGTGGCTGAGCCGCGCGATGGAGGGCGCCCTGGCCGAGCTGCCGGCCTACGCCGCCACGCACGGCGACTTCCCGGCCGGCCTGCCGGTGCTGCGCGAGGCCATCGCCGACCGCTACACCCTGCGCGGCGTGCCCACCATGCCCGAGCAGATCATGGTCACCACCGGCGCGATGGGCGCCATCGGCGCCGCCGCCCGGCGCGCGGTCGGCTACGGCGAGCGCGTCGCGGTGGAGTCGCCCAGCTACGCCAACGTGCTGGAGCTGTTCCGCGAGACCGGCGCCCGGCTGGTGCCGGTCGCCCTGCGCGAGCGGCTGCTGGGCTGGGACATGGACGCGTGGCGGCGGGTGCTGCGCGACGCGGCCCCCCGGATGGCGTACGTCATGCCGGACTTCCACAACCCGACCGGCACGCTGATCGGCGACGACGAGCGGCGCGACCTGGTGGAGGCCGCGCGGGCGGCCGGCACGGTGGTCGTGGCCGACGAGACCATGGCCGAGCTCGTCCTGGACGGCGAGGAGCCCGGGGCCCGGCCGATGGCCGCCTTCGACCGCGGCGGCACCGTCATGACGGTCGGCTCGGCCAGCAAGGCGGTGTGGGCCGGGCTGCGGATCGGCTGGGTGCGCACCACGCCGGACGCGGTGCGCCGGCTGGTGTCCGCGCGCGCCTACCTCGACCTGGCCTCGCCGGTGGTCGACCAGCTCGCCGTCGCCTGGCTGCTGCGGGAGGGCGGCTGGGACGAGGCGCTCGCCGCCCGCAGGGCCCGGGCCCGCGAGTGCCGCGACGACCTGGCGGCGGCGCTGCGCCGGCACGTCCCCGAGTGGGAGTTCGCGGTGCCGCGCGGCGGCATGACGATGTGGGTGCGCACCGGCGAGCTCTCCGGCTCGCGGCTGGCGGTCACGGGGGAGCGCCTGGGGGTGCGCGTGCCGTCAGGGCCGCGGTTCGGCGTCGACGGCGCGTTCGAGTCCTACGTCCGCGTCCCCTTCACGGTCAGCGACCCGGCCGCCGACGAGGCCGGCGTCCGACTCGCCGAAGCGGCCCGCCTGGTCCGCTCGGGCGCGGGCGCGGACGGCGAGCCCACCGGACTCTTCGTCGCGTAG
- a CDS encoding RNA polymerase-binding protein RbpA, translating to MSERALRGTRLGATSYETDRGIDLAPRQTVEYACRNGHRFEMPFSVEAEIPPEWECRACGQTALLVDGEGPEEKTSKPARTHWDMLMERRTLEELEEVLAERLAVLRSGAMNIAVHPRDNRKSA from the coding sequence ATGAGTGAGCGAGCTCTCCGCGGCACGCGACTCGGGGCCACCAGCTACGAGACCGACCGCGGCATCGATCTGGCCCCGCGCCAGACCGTGGAGTACGCATGCCGGAACGGCCATCGATTTGAGATGCCGTTCTCGGTTGAGGCCGAGATCCCGCCGGAGTGGGAGTGCCGCGCCTGCGGCCAGACCGCCCTGCTGGTGGACGGCGAGGGCCCCGAGGAGAAGACCAGCAAGCCCGCGCGCACGCACTGGGACATGCTCATGGAGCGGCGCACGCTGGAGGAGCTGGAGGAAGTGCTGGCCGAGCGGCTGGCCGTCCTGCGCTCCGGGGCGATGAACATCGCCGTGCACCCGCGGGACAACCGAAAGAGCGCGTGA
- the fxsA gene encoding FxsA family membrane protein, whose product MTTSSPPPVRPRPAPQAPGRRRRRVRLLPLAVAAWAVLEIWLLIAVADATSGFVVFLCIVAGFVLGAAAIKRAGRSAWRNLTASVQAQQARQSGRAAPEAPAAPAGGGRTGLHMLGGILLIIPGFVSDAVALLLLFPPTRRLIGAGAERAAERHLRRHPAATGDPGSFGDLFQQARQAEEQARIHRPDGKVIQGEVVDDDRR is encoded by the coding sequence ATGACGACGAGTTCACCGCCCCCGGTCCGTCCGCGCCCGGCCCCCCAGGCGCCAGGACGCCGGCGCAGGCGGGTGCGGCTGCTGCCGCTGGCCGTCGCGGCGTGGGCGGTGCTGGAGATATGGCTGCTCATCGCGGTGGCGGACGCGACGAGCGGCTTCGTGGTGTTCCTGTGCATCGTGGCCGGCTTCGTGCTGGGCGCCGCCGCGATCAAGCGGGCCGGGCGCAGCGCGTGGCGCAATCTGACCGCCTCGGTGCAGGCGCAGCAGGCCCGGCAGAGCGGCCGGGCCGCGCCCGAGGCTCCGGCGGCCCCGGCCGGCGGCGGCCGCACCGGACTGCACATGCTGGGCGGCATCCTGCTGATCATCCCGGGCTTCGTCTCCGACGCGGTGGCGCTGCTGCTGCTCTTCCCGCCGACCCGGCGGCTGATCGGCGCGGGCGCCGAACGCGCCGCCGAGCGCCATCTGCGCCGGCACCCGGCCGCCACGGGCGACCCCGGCTCCTTCGGCGACCTCTTCCAGCAGGCGCGCCAGGCCGAGGAGCAGGCGCGTATCCACCGCCCGGACGGCAAGGTCATCCAGGGCGAGGTCGTGGACGACGACCGCCGCTGA
- a CDS encoding DUF1345 domain-containing protein, translated as MSHSPAAPPGPTPPRTPRQEHALPAWRRVTRGEPRWASTASVVAVVAIQLTLPARLAAHPRALMPAVETALLLVLVLINPHRIERRSRTYRVAALTMTLVITGANAYSAIRLVAGLVRGTDASPAGTLLLTGGAIWLTNVVIFALLYWELDRGGPAARAQGERDVPDFLFVQMQSPELAPAHWEPAYFDYFYLSFTNSTAFSPTDVMPVTRWAKALMLAQSAVSLLTVVLVVARAVNILT; from the coding sequence GTGAGCCACTCCCCCGCCGCCCCGCCAGGTCCGACACCCCCGCGCACGCCCCGCCAGGAGCATGCGCTGCCCGCCTGGCGGCGGGTGACCCGCGGCGAGCCGCGCTGGGCCTCCACCGCGTCCGTGGTGGCCGTGGTGGCGATCCAGCTCACCCTGCCGGCCCGGCTCGCGGCGCACCCGCGGGCCCTGATGCCGGCGGTGGAGACCGCGCTGCTGCTGGTGCTCGTGCTGATCAACCCGCACCGGATCGAGCGCCGCTCGCGCACGTACCGGGTCGCCGCGCTGACGATGACGCTGGTGATCACCGGTGCGAACGCGTACTCGGCGATCCGGCTGGTGGCCGGGCTGGTCCGCGGCACCGACGCCTCGCCGGCCGGGACGCTGCTGCTGACCGGCGGCGCGATCTGGCTGACCAACGTCGTCATCTTCGCGCTGCTGTACTGGGAGCTGGACCGCGGCGGCCCGGCCGCCCGCGCGCAGGGCGAGCGCGACGTGCCGGACTTCCTCTTCGTGCAGATGCAGTCGCCGGAGCTGGCCCCCGCGCACTGGGAGCCCGCCTACTTCGACTACTTCTACCTGTCCTTCACCAATTCCACGGCCTTCAGCCCCACCGACGTGATGCCGGTGACGCGCTGGGCGAAGGCCCTGATGCTCGCGCAGTCCGCGGTGTCGCTGCTGACGGTGGTGCTGGTGGTGGCCAGGGCCGTCAACATCCTCACGTGA
- a CDS encoding polyprenol monophosphomannose synthase: MNEDEQRRFGPLGRVLVIIPTYNEAENVKPIVRRVRASVPDADVLVADDNSPDGTGKLADELSASDEHVHVLHRKGKEGLGAAYLAGFAWGLEHGYGVLVEMDADGSHQPEELPRLLTALKGADLVLGSRWIAGGRVVNWPKSREYLSRGGSRYSRMMLDVPIHDVTGGYRAFRRETLEGLGMDEVASAGYCFQVDLAWRAVKAGFHVVEVPITFVERERGDSKMSRAIVAEALWRVTAWGVGARAGKVVGRKQQ, encoded by the coding sequence GTGAACGAGGACGAGCAGCGGCGTTTCGGCCCGCTCGGCAGGGTCCTGGTCATCATCCCGACCTACAACGAGGCCGAGAACGTCAAGCCGATCGTCCGCCGGGTCCGGGCCTCGGTGCCGGACGCGGACGTGCTGGTCGCCGACGACAACAGCCCCGACGGCACCGGCAAGCTCGCCGACGAGCTGTCCGCCTCCGACGAGCACGTGCACGTGCTGCACCGCAAGGGCAAGGAGGGCCTGGGCGCCGCCTACCTCGCGGGCTTCGCCTGGGGCCTGGAGCACGGCTACGGCGTGCTGGTCGAGATGGACGCCGACGGCTCCCACCAGCCCGAGGAGCTGCCCCGGCTGCTCACCGCGCTCAAGGGCGCCGACCTGGTGCTGGGCTCGCGCTGGATCGCCGGCGGCCGGGTGGTCAACTGGCCGAAGTCCCGCGAGTACCTCTCCCGGGGCGGCAGCCGCTACTCGCGGATGATGCTGGACGTGCCGATCCACGACGTCACCGGCGGCTACCGGGCCTTCCGCCGGGAGACGCTGGAGGGCCTGGGCATGGACGAGGTCGCCTCGGCCGGCTACTGCTTCCAGGTCGACCTGGCCTGGCGCGCGGTCAAGGCGGGCTTCCACGTGGTGGAGGTGCCGATCACCTTCGTCGAGCGCGAGCGCGGCGACAGCAAGATGAGCCGGGCGATCGTCGCGGAGGCGCTGTGGCGGGTCACCGCGTGGGGCGTGGGCGCGCGTGCGGGGAAGGTCGTCGGCCGCAAGCAGCAGTGA